The genomic window cgagccaggtcgattagaaaggcctgctcgctgaagtgtttcagggagcgtttgacagtgatgagtggatgAGTGGaggtttgaccgctgacccattacggatgcaggcaatgaggcagtgatcgccgagatcttggttgaaaacagcagaggtgtatttagagggcaagttggttaggatgatatctatgagggtgcccgtgtttacggctttggggttgtacctggtaggttcattgataatttgtgtgagattgagggcatcaagcttagattgtagggtggctggggtgttaagcatgtcccagtttaggtcacctagcagcacgagctctgaagatagatgggggcaatcagttcacatatggtgtccagagcacagctgggggcagagggtggtctatagcaagcggcaacggtgagagacttgtttttagagaggtggatttttaaaagtagaagttcaaattatttgggtacagacctggataggaGGACAttactctgcaggctatctctgcagtagattgcaacaccgccccctttggccattttatcttgtctgaaaatgttgtagttagggatggagatttcagagtttttggtggtcttcctaagccaggattcagacacggcttggacatccgggttggcggagtgtgctaaagctgtgaataaaacaaacttagtgaggaggcttctaatcttaacatgcatgaaaccaaggctattacgattacagaagtcatcaaaagagagcgtctggggaataggagtggagcaaggcactgcagggcctggattcacctctacatcaccagaggaacagaggaggagtaggataagggtacggctaaaagctatgagaattggtcgtctaggacgtccggaacagagagtaaaaggagcaggtttctgggggcgataaaatagcttcaaggtataatgtacagacaatggtatggtaggatgtgaatacagtagaggtaaacctaggcattgagtgatgatgagagagatattgtctctagaaacatcattgaaaccaggtgatgtcatcgcatgtgtgggtggtggaactgaaaggttggataaggtataatgagcagggctagaggctctacaatgaaataagccaataaacactaaccagaacagcaatggacaaggcatattgacattaaggagaggcatgcttagccaagtgatcataagggtccagtgagtagtgaggttggttggggtcacggcgattcagacagctagccgggccatgggtagccagctggcagaagatggaggtctgtttttagccacctcatgcgtttccgtcggtagattagtggggttccgtgtggtagaggggaccaatccaattggcaaaatagttctAGTTATATTGTccaatagacctattcagatagcagccgatatgcTCAaaacagctaacgattagcaggCCGCAGttagcagatgggcgttcaggtgaTGTGGTGATGACCATTGAAACTAAGTTGTAGAACGAGTGTCTTATGAAAAACATTCCAGACACTGGCTCTTGCTGTCATGCCATAACTGATTTGACAGAAATATCAGTTAAATTGATTGACAGCTTCAACTATCACCAAGCTAGGTTAGCAAGCTGCTGTCAGCTTAGCTAAACACAAGGTCAGCGCAGACTTTGGCCTACACATAGAACTGAATTAGCTGACCATATTGAGATGACGAGTCAGTCAGGAGGGGAGAAGTCCTCAACTTAAAAATGTTGTACTCTCCATAGCAAAGCTAGCTTAGCTTACCTTGCTATACTCACTACTGCACATATTTGTTGTGATTGAATGACAaggacacacccaagaaacacccacatcaaaccacacccttAAGACAACTCTCGTTTGCATTCTGTCATGGCATTTTTTTAATGAGTATGGTATTTTTTTTGTCATGGTATTTTTTTAATGAGCGTTGATTAAAAatgaggccaaatcaggaagtgcagttgACCTTTTAAAGTAATCAATTTTCTAATTTTGATACCACAtaggccgttttcaaagggatttgCTGGATTTCAGGGGCAGTCACTCTAATACATTTccctctctgttcttctctcagACCCTCATTTCATGTATCAGAATCAGATACTGGATAGGAGAGCACAGTCAGTGCCTGTCCCATAAAGGTCACAACCTTTTGGAGGAGGCCATAGTAtgcttacccccccccccaaaaaaaaaaaaccaaaaaaaaatgttgaaaGCCCTGACACCATCTCACTTATTCCAGACGAAGTtgctataaaaaaatatttgtcataCAACATCCATTCACAATTGATGCTCCTATTCTATCACAAAAAAACATGATATGCATTGGGACCCGGCCTGAGGAGGCACAACCAGAAGAGTGAAAATGaggccacaaacacacacacacacccacccacccacccacccacacacacacacaaacacacacaggtgagtCCATTACCTATTGAACTATAATTATTTACTCCTCCCTTACACAAAACATGTCCACAGATGAGGACAAGGCAATGAGCAATATGCATCCAGGGTAAAGGGATTCAGTGGTTTTCTTTATCTTTTTAAAATGTTACAATGCCAGTCTTCTTACATAGGACAAACTGTATACTCCTCCTCAAAATATTACTTTAATTATATACGCCCAGTGTAATAATATAGTAATAACAACTGTACTGTAGTGCATAGGTTAAATGACTGACTGCAACCTTTGTTtcagtatcgtttctctctctgGCGGTTTGATTACGTAACTTTGGCGCCATTGACTCACCCTTTCCCTTTAAATCGTCCCAACAAACGTAATATATTAACATAGGCTGCTGTATGCGCGGGAGAGGCTTTTGATCGACAGTGGTCCAATCCCAGTCTACTGTCAAATGAACCGCCCTTTAGTACCATTGGTTGATTCGTCCAATATACGTAGCGGATTCATTTGCGTTATCTACATTGGTTCAGTCTGCTGTCAGTCCGTAAAGGCGCGCTCAAGAACGTTTAAAACTCATTGGATAAAAAGTACAAACCAATCAGCGTACTTTGAATGTTCCTATGATGACCATTGGTTACTGTGTTGCGCTCGTTCGGGTTTACCTCATGCTTTGGCTCTTATAATAGGTTATTTCCCATACATGTGGTAAAAGGATTTATGAACCGCCCAGGCGCGATTTGCAACGCGGGAAATACTTGCAGAAATAGGAGCACACATTGTATCCACATTGACAGTGTGAACACAATATTTGTAAATTCATGAATTTTTGTACTATTTTTTATAAGGAATTGTGGCACGGTTTTCTACGTCTTTGGAAATGAATCCTATTTTCACTCCTGATTGAATAGCTGAATTTTGTGGAACACTTTCAGTCTTAACTTTTTGCTAAAGTTAGGTTACTTGATAGCAAAGCTGGGTAAATAGCTTTTTCTTTAGATGACAAGTGATTCCTGAGCATTGTGATACCCTTTGAGATTTGATCAGCTTTTGACACATTCGTCTTTCATCTCAACGATGGCGGAGAACAAGCATCCTCAAGTTATTTTTTGTAACGACTCTCAAAAGAGGGTCCTGGTGTCTGTGATCAAAACCACCCCGATCAAGCCCAGGAAGAACGAATCTCTGATACCGACCAGCCCTGGATTCAGCGACTGCATGGTGTACCCGTGGACGTGGGGGGAGAACGCCCATAATGTGAGCCTGAGCCCGGGATCCGTAAACGGGGCTGCCTCCCCTACCGGGACCAACACCGCCAGCGAGGCGGACATGGGTGCCTCCCCTGACCAGATGAAGGTAGGATAAGTTTGAGgttgtttttcatgttgtttagCCTAATAGTATTGTGTTGTAGTTGAAATCCTATCCGGTAGGCTACTTTAGATCTTGCATGAATTATGTGTCTGGTATGACGCCGTAATAACTGAAACATTAGCATTTATTTGCATGTAACTTTCAATTATTTGTTGTGTTAAATAGTCTTGCAATGAATAATGTGATTATCGGTTACATTGCTTCAACTTTAGAATCTTAGTGATCATGTTACATTCAGAGGATGGCTAGGTCACTGGCCAGCTAAAAGTTAACTTTACACTGCATCATTGAATGATGCAATCTAGTCGCAATCTGAATAGCTGTccaagtgttttttttgttttttttaaataatgtattttgaGTGAAACGGAAACTCGGAaaagtgtatttaaaaaaaacgcCCGCGCTCAGGGTGTGACATGATGGATTTTAAACCCCAGGCAGCTGTCATACGTGACGTAGCGTCGCCCGCCAAAAATGTTTCCGGATGTGCTTGGAATAAATTAATACATGCACCTGCGGCACCATTAATTGAACAAAATATAATGTAGCAATTATTTGACATTGGACTGGACAAGAATTGAACAGTCACATATCACCATGCATTAGTAAGTTTTAGGTAACCAATGACCACATTAACTTTAGTTTTGCATAATGATAGGCCATACAATTTATTTAAAGGTTGATATGGAATAATGCTGCATTTTAAGTAGTTGTAAGCCTACATTCACTATTCAGAAAGTAAATAAAGCTGCATTTATTGATATAACTGTAGGTAACTTTGTTTCCACTTGGTTTTCAGGACAGTAAAGAGGACGCTATTCGGCGTGGCCGCCCGCGTGCTGACACTGTCCGTGAGTTGATCAACGAGGGGGAGAGTTCTTCCAGCCGCATCCGCTGCAACATCTGCAACCGTGTGTTTCCTAGAGAGAAATCCCTACAGGcccacaagagaacacacacaggtgagaaaaGTCTCTACGGGCCcacaagagaacacacaggtGAAAGCAGAGCACAGATGGACCTGACACACTGACAAGCAAACTACCAGGACACTATGCGGTTCCCTGTGTTACAACACCAACACACTGCTCACTTTTATAGGCATCTGCTAGAAAAAATAGAACAATTACAAACTAAtaactctctctgtgttctctcccaGGGGAGAGGCCTTACCCGTGTGACTACCCTGACTGTGGCAAGGCTTTTGTCCAGAGTGGCCAGCTAAAGACCCACCAGCGCCTTCACACCGGAGAGAAGCCCTTTGTCTGCTCTGGGAAAGGTGAGCACACAGCTAGATCTTCACTTTTGAGATTATACTTTAAggccctttatttatttattgaacctttatttaactaggcaagtcagttaagaacaaactgttatttacaataatggcctactttacaataatggcctactttacaataatggcctactttacaatgatggcctaccaaataTAGGTGGTACCTTTACACCTTTCTCATAGGAGGGGTGCAGAATCCACCATATAGAAAAGCATTGACACGAACTCTGATATCATTGTTCTCTCCCAAGCCTGTGGGAGTCGCTTTACCCATGCTAACCGGCACTGCCCAAAGCACCCATATGCTCGTTTGAAGAGAGAAGACCCCAAGGAGGGACCAGACAAGGCCCAGTCTGTGGACAACAAGGCTGTGGCAGAATGGCTGGCAAAGTGAGTGGCTCTGGAGGGAGGTGGACAGGCAGATCAGATGGATAGTGAAGCAATTGAGGGATCTCACCTTATTCTGCACACCCCAATTCTCACCATATCCCCCTTTGACTCTGTGTTGTGGCAGGTACTGGCAAACCCGTGAGCAGCGTGCCCCTGTGCCCACCAAGGGGAAACCCCAGGGCAAGGGCGGGGTGGAGGACCAGGAGCAGCAGGACCCCCGGGAGTTTCTCCAAtcagatgaggaggaagaggaggagccaaTGGAGGAAGAGAAGTGCAACGGGGGTGGGGCTGCCAAACGGAGTCTCCAAGAGCAACGGGAGCGTCTCCATGGTGCCCTGGCGCTCATTGAGCTGGCTAATAACCTGTCTGCCTGAAACCCTACCCATATCCCGGTGTTGAAACCCTCCCCAGTCAACCCCATTCTGCCTCCCTGCACAATGTGTTCTGGGTAGAAGTTGTCTGTAGGGAAACATCTAGGATAAGCTTACCCTCCCCAAATACTTAACCATTAATGGGGGGAAATTCTAAGCGGAACTTAGATCAGTATCTGGGGTTCTTCTTCTCCATGTGCAGTGTGGGGCAGGCACAAGCTAAAAGCACCTTATCCAGCTTCCAATTGTATCCTTATTAGGCTGCTAAGATTGTAGATTacaggtggctggtggcaccttaattggggaggacgggctcataataATGCCTGGAATGCAATAAATGGAACCGTATCAGCCACGTCGTTCACATGtgcttgataccattccattctctacattccagccattattatgagcctcccctcaccagcctcctgtgttgTAGATGTCAATATATGAAGAACGTTTCACTTTCCTCTGCCTTCTAAAGACTGGAGGAGATTACCTTTTAATGTTTAGTTTGTTTTGTTTGCACTTTGGTGGTAACGagttatttgttttgtcttttacaTTTGAAGATAAAGTATATTGTGTGAGTATGTTTATATAATGGAAGTCTATGTAGATTTAGCTCAGATGGATGGAGTGATACAGGGTGTGGTCAGTCATAGGACAGTTTAGGTGTATCTAAATACTGGAAAGTGGATTCCTCTCTTGATTCTCTGATCTGGACTGTGACACGATAGGTGAAAAAGCAATGTGGTGGAAGCCTATCAGGGGATTTTGCTTCCACCTGTCTAGTTCTTTCAGATCAGTGCAGGTGAAGAAGAGTAGATGAGGGGAGGAAGTCACTGTAgagactattgagatgcaaccCATTGCAAGCCTAATCTACAGTGGTGGCTAGCCACAAGCTTTCACAAAAATTCAAGCTCCAACCCCTTCACCTATTAAAAGTATCACACCCAGAACTGTAGCTATAACACGGGAGGGACAACTCGGGTCCTGGAGAGCCGCAGAGCTAGCAGACGCAGCTCCATATCAGCTCTTAACAAACCTGATCCAGATGATCATCTTATCATGGGGATTTAGACCACAATTAgttgagtcaggtgtgttagagctgggctggaacaaaagcctgcccaTCCTATGGCTGTGCAGGCCTGGCGTTGGCCTTCTCTACTCTAACCAAATTACATGGCCAGACATACGGAAGAGGAGTATATAAAGTCATTAGTGTCGCCATCTTTTATATTAAAAGATGCTGGCTGATTGGAGATACGGACTTGTAGCCCCATTGGTGGTGTACGTACAAGTCTTCTCTATAATCAACATTTCATAGGTATTTATTTCATCATGTTTTTTTGTCCTTTTTGTTAACGATTTGCTATCACAAGCTGTCTCCGAGTACTGACATATATTTCCATTGAAGAATATATTGATCATCGCCTCCCTAAAATGATTTAGTATCTATCGACGTCAACTTATAGCCGTTAGAATTGTACTGCCCTTTGCAGCAGCAcgtgtatctacagtatctgctACTAAGTTTTGCATTTATGGATTAAGCTTGCAATGTAACATGTTTCCACCTATTAGACCAATCTAGAGAAATGGGACATGTTTCTACATAAAGGAGGGTGTAATGAATGCTTGGCGTTGGcaatgttttattatttgttaGCAACACTACATCTCTTAACATTGTGTAAATTGCCAATTGtttttaaatacatgtttttgttgttttcattagGTTTGTGCTTCCCGCAACACCCAGATCCTTTGTTGGCCATATGTGATTAAGTGTtgtatcccactgggcacatactggttgaatcaacgttgtttccaaggcataaaaaaaaaaacgatgtaatgacgttgaatcaacgtggaaaactgattggatttggaaAAAGTCATTCATGTAAAGGACTTTAGGGAATGTTTGactttttcacccaacttttaacctaaatgacATGGTTCAAATGTTTGTTGATATTACATTTgttgacaactcaatcaaatgtaaatcaaaactaaactcagcaaaaaagaaacgtcctctcactgtcaactgcgattattttcagcaaacttaacatgtgcaaattttctatgaacataacaagattcaacaactgagacataaactgaacaagtttcacagacatgtgactaacagaaatggaataatgtgtccctgaacaaagggggtcaaaatcaaaagtaacagtcagtatctggtgtggccaccagctgcattaagtactacagtgcgtctcctcttcatggactgcaccagatttgccagttctttctgtgatatgttaccccagtcttccaccaaggcacctgcaagttcccggacatttctgggggtaatggcccgagccttcaccctccgatccaacaggtcccagatgtgctcaatgggattgagatccgggcttttcgctggccatggcagaacactgacattcctgtcttgcaggaaatcccgcacagaacaagcagtatggctggtggcattgtcatgctggagggtcatgtcagaatgagcctgcaggaagggtaccacatgagggaggagaatgtcttccctgtaacgcttagcgttgagattgcctgcaatgacagcaagctcagtccaatgatgctgtgacacactgccccagaccatgacagaccctccacctccaaatcgatcccgctccagagtacaggcctcagtgtaacgctcattcctttgacgataaacgtgaatccaaccatcacccctggtgagacaaaaccgcgactcgtcagtgaagagcactttttgacagtcctgtctggtccagcgacggtgggtttgtgcccatgggcgacgttgtttccggtgatgtctggtgaggacctacaagccctcagtccagcctctctcagcatgcctaaggcacgttcaggcagatgagcagggacccagggcatctttcttttggtgtttttcagtcagtaggaaggcctctttagtgtcataagttttcataactgtgaccttaattgcctatcgtctgtaagctgctagtgtcttaacgaccggtccacaggtgcatgttcattaattgtttatggttcattgaacaagcatgggaaacagtgtttaaaccttttacaatgaagatctgtgaagttatttggatttttacaaactatctttgaaagacagggtcctgaaaaggagacgtttctttttttgctgagtttagatgtaGAATTGATGTCTGTCCAGTGGGATGACATGTCCAATACCTTTTTTTGATAGAGCACAGGTTAAACTGGAACTTAGTTAATATTCAAAACAACCCAAGTGTACTGTATATATCTTGATGCATTTTGAACACTTTGTTTATTATTTGGTAAACATTTTTAGTTTTGGCAGTTAATATATTCCAAAACTtgtttgtttgaaaaagagaaaaCAAATATCCTGCACACAATCTACAGTACAAGAGCTTTGAAGTTGATGTTTAAATGATTCTGAAATTCATTCTCCCTCCCACCATGTTAACAGACCATAGCATTGTGCGTTTTAGGCCTTGATATGAAATGTTCTGACTTGCTTTGTAGAGACGACATTGTTGATGTATAAAACAGTTTCTCTTTGTAGGCAGTCCACACTGTTGGTACTTGCTGGTCTTCAATAAACACCATCAATGATCATGATCCAGTTGACAGTTTCATTCCTTCTAGTTTATTGCTATGCCAATGGTTGGTAAGAGCTGTATCATCACTACACTGCAGTTCAGTTGTCCTTGAACATACAGCTCAATACACTACAGTATGTCTCTCAGTACACACATTGGTTTCAAGAGTTGCTTAGTAACCActaatgaccattgttatttaCACATGTactagtatgtatgtatgtatgtatgtatgtatgtatgtataacaACACTTGTCTTGACAACACAATTAAAATGACAGGTTTCAACTTGCAACACAAATAATAAACATTGTCAAAAATATGATCATAATTTTTCATAAAGATAcattaaaacatacaacatgTAAGAATGTCTGCTCCAATATGGAGCAGTTACAAAGGGTAGTGCTTAGAGTACAGAAAAATAAACTATGGCATCACGAACAGTTGTATCGCAGATGTATTCACTtagatcagtggttcttaacctgggttcgatcgaaccccaggggttcggtgagtcagtctcaggggttcggcggaggtcaagccacacacccgactcatatgattcgtgatgacacgccccgcttggccatcattggctgcaggtgatcacgcaacatcgcttggcctatctgtgctgcagggaatttggcgcgctcagtagtcgaattgtgactgtcgtgatggtacgtcatgtgatttctttcttaatattttaatcccttcatactaactatgtcgagcaaaaaaagaaagtggtcggacgaatatgtacaatatggattcacatgtataacggaacgtgatgagagtcagcgtcctaactgcatgatttgcaatgccaagttgagcaattctagtctagcaccggcaaaactaagagaacacttccttaagctgcatggagatggacaatacaagaacacaacgctcgctgttctttgaacactgatgttgatgcacggttcattttgtgcaccagtaaaatatatacctatgttttgaattttatttttccaattaagaagggttcggtgaatgcgcatatgaaactggtgggggtcagtacatccaacaaggttaagaaccactgactTAGATATTGTGTTCACGCACAGCTCCCTTGAAAAAGAGGCCTTGTTCTCAATGGGACTCCCtgataaaaggttaaataaagataacTTATTTTACAAGGAGTCCGTCTGTGGAATCTTCCATAATGGGAATCTTCAACTGATCCTGGTTTTTCTGGATTCTGCTTCCATTGCATTGGGATGGTTTGCTGCTGCTGTGGAACGTCAGGTAGGAATACACAAGTCCCCCTGATATACTGACGAGAAGAGAAAACTAGAGTTGGACATTggcaaaaactaaaacagaatGGCATAGCAACAGCTTTTTTGTGCTAATGTGTAATTAATACATTCTTACCAAATATTCAACCCCAGGAAGTTTGTCCATGAAAACAGGTAATCTCCACCTAAAAACATACCGATGTAGGCCACAGCAACATTCTGAGGAAAGCAATTGATATTGATACACTATATAGTTGACTTGACATGATATTCATGGGTATGTGGACTCATGAGGGGcggcagagtagcctagtggttagagcgttggactagtaaccgaaaggttgcaagttcgaatcccggAGCTGACAAGGTGCAAATCTGTTgtgctgcccctgaacaaggcagtgcactgttcctaggccatcattgaaaataagaatttgttcttaactgacctgcctagttaaataaaggtgaaataaaaaaaatgagaagGAAATGATCAGAATACGATTCGCATCAGGGTTGCATTTGAAAACACAATTTTCCCCTTTTGTGCTCACTGACCCCAACCCAGCTGTGTCAATATAACCACAAATGTTAGGAACAAACATATTGACCCACATGTTACTGGTCCAGTTGTTCTTGTTACCTTAATTGCTCCCACCACTGTGGTGGTGAGTGCTGAGTTGTAGTGGCTACACAGCACTATTGAATACATCAGCACAAACCTGAAACAGAGAGAAGCACAAGATCTTCTTATTAATAAGGCCATCACCACCCTCTACTGGGGGTCTATTTTATGTTTTGATATGTCCTGAGAATTGTTAGAGGAAGTTGTGTCAGCGACCACGCCAAGGCTAAGGTGGGGCGTGTCTCAGTGTTCTGCTCTGCCTCCGGTT from Salmo trutta chromosome 9, fSalTru1.1, whole genome shotgun sequence includes these protein-coding regions:
- the LOC115200454 gene encoding zinc finger protein 367 gives rise to the protein MAENKHPQVIFCNDSQKRVLVSVIKTTPIKPRKNESLIPTSPGFSDCMVYPWTWGENAHNVSLSPGSVNGAASPTGTNTASEADMGASPDQMKDSKEDAIRRGRPRADTVRELINEGESSSSRIRCNICNRVFPREKSLQAHKRTHTGERPYPCDYPDCGKAFVQSGQLKTHQRLHTGEKPFVCSGKACGSRFTHANRHCPKHPYARLKREDPKEGPDKAQSVDNKAVAEWLAKYWQTREQRAPVPTKGKPQGKGGVEDQEQQDPREFLQSDEEEEEEPMEEEKCNGGGAAKRSLQEQRERLHGALALIELANNLSA